From a single Rosa rugosa chromosome 7, drRosRugo1.1, whole genome shotgun sequence genomic region:
- the LOC133719751 gene encoding small ubiquitin-related modifier 1-like — protein MNTNKDNGKKPTAASGQNSTDVNLKVKNQKLKTMYFRMRRNTPLQELIDVYCKKNDVYHFRFLFDGHGINPKLTALQSGMKDGDEISAMLHVDGGGRRG, from the exons ATGAACACAAACAAAGACAATGGCAAGAAGCCAACCGCCGCCTCCGGGCAGAACTCCACCGACGTCAACCTCAAAGTCAAGAACCAG AAATTGAAAACAATGTACTTCAGGATGAGGCGCAATACTCCGCTCCAGGAGCTTATTGATGTTTACTGTAAGAAAAACGACGTGTACCACTTCCGATTCCTCTTTGATGGCCATGGGATTAATCCCAAGCTCACTGCACTCCAG TCTGGAATGAAAGATGGGGATGAAATTTCTGCAATGTTGCACGTTGACGGAGGTGGTCGACGTGGCTAG